One window from the genome of Verrucomicrobiia bacterium encodes:
- a CDS encoding carbonic anhydrase → MQRLIEGVHKFRKEEFGRYSALFKKLSRTGQSPHTLFITCADSRVLAELVTQSQPGELFVVKNIGNIVPPSSVVGTTNSTAAAIEFAVDVLRVNDIVVCGHSKCGAMETLLNPAASLQNMPHLSRWLELAAPVRETLEKNYSNLTAADHRSTAAAEENVLFALENLHSYPCVQERLADGSLRLHGWFFKIATAELFAYDPETRQFQPIKPPDAA, encoded by the coding sequence ATGCAACGGCTAATCGAAGGCGTTCACAAGTTTCGAAAAGAGGAATTCGGACGCTACAGCGCTCTCTTCAAGAAGCTTTCGCGAACGGGCCAGAGCCCGCACACGCTGTTCATCACCTGTGCCGACTCACGCGTTTTGGCAGAACTCGTGACGCAGAGCCAGCCGGGCGAACTCTTCGTCGTGAAGAACATTGGGAACATTGTGCCGCCTTCGAGTGTCGTGGGCACGACGAATTCCACTGCGGCGGCGATTGAGTTCGCGGTGGATGTCTTGAGGGTCAACGACATCGTCGTATGCGGCCATTCGAAATGCGGTGCCATGGAAACCCTGTTGAATCCGGCAGCGAGCCTGCAGAACATGCCGCATCTCAGCCGCTGGCTCGAACTCGCCGCTCCCGTGCGCGAGACGCTCGAAAAGAATTACTCGAACCTGACGGCTGCCGATCATCGCAGCACGGCTGCTGCCGAGGAAAACGTTCTCTTCGCTCTTGAAAACTTGCATTCGTATCCGTGTGTTCAAGAGCGATTAGCCGACGGCTCCCTTCGGCTTCACGGCTGGTTCTTCAAGATAGCCACCGCGGAACTCTTCGCCTACGACCCCGAAACCCGGCAATTCCAGCCCATCAAGCCCCCCGACGCCGCATAA
- a CDS encoding response regulator transcription factor encodes MKKAANGEKRTRVFVVDDHPLVRQALKEAIRKESGLEFCGEADDREEALQGIAAAQPDLAIIDLRLRSSDGLDLIRDLRDRFPKVKTLVLSMQDETITAERAVRAGARGYVSKQEPPKTIVQAMHKVIAGDIYWSERAAAQVASRLASPSTTHQSVAERLSERELQVFEQVGLGRSTQQISETLHIDISTVETYRCRIKQKLGLKDGSELLQMAIRWALSNTY; translated from the coding sequence ATGAAGAAAGCAGCAAATGGGGAGAAGCGAACCAGGGTTTTTGTGGTCGATGACCATCCCCTGGTGCGTCAGGCATTGAAAGAAGCGATCCGGAAAGAATCCGGACTGGAATTCTGCGGAGAGGCTGACGACCGCGAGGAAGCGTTGCAAGGCATCGCCGCCGCGCAACCCGACCTTGCGATCATTGACCTTCGCCTGCGATCCTCGGACGGCCTCGACCTCATCCGCGATCTCCGCGACCGATTTCCGAAGGTAAAAACGCTCGTCCTCTCGATGCAGGACGAAACCATCACCGCCGAGCGGGCAGTTCGAGCTGGCGCCCGCGGTTATGTTTCCAAGCAGGAACCGCCCAAGACCATTGTGCAGGCGATGCACAAGGTAATCGCAGGCGACATTTATTGGAGCGAGCGTGCCGCTGCTCAGGTAGCGTCCCGGCTCGCATCCCCATCCACGACGCATCAATCCGTGGCGGAACGCCTTTCAGAGCGAGAGTTGCAGGTATTTGAACAAGTCGGCCTTGGCCGCAGCACCCAGCAAATTTCCGAAACCCTCCACATCGACATCAGCACGGTTGAGACGTATCGCTGCCGCATTAAGCAAAAGCTCGGTTTGAAGGACGGATCCGAGCTCCTCCAGATGGCAATTCGCTGGGCGCTTTCAAACACGTACTGA
- a CDS encoding polysaccharide biosynthesis/export family protein: MNSPTRFFQALSRLALLVTTLFLIHAGAGCASSVPKPKATKEAEALKQAAAAAQGTNTVSDATNSNSSVSVVLREGDVLRIGFPGNPNLNSVTTIRRDGKIALDLVGEVPAAGLTPIQLKDELVKLYGDQLIDKEVNVFIESSSYPIFVTGAVLRPGKVMANRPLSVLEGIMEAGGFNYGTANLKAVRVMREVDGRMKHYQFNLRKVMNGAESEPFYLKPSDIVYVPERFVWF, encoded by the coding sequence ATGAACAGCCCAACACGATTCTTTCAGGCTCTTTCGCGGCTGGCGCTTCTTGTCACGACATTGTTCCTGATCCACGCGGGCGCGGGCTGCGCCTCGTCGGTGCCGAAACCCAAGGCCACCAAGGAAGCGGAGGCCCTGAAACAAGCTGCAGCAGCAGCCCAGGGAACCAACACCGTTTCCGACGCCACGAACAGCAATAGTTCTGTTTCGGTCGTATTGCGCGAAGGCGATGTGCTCCGAATCGGATTTCCTGGAAACCCGAACTTGAACTCGGTCACGACGATTCGCCGCGACGGAAAGATCGCCCTGGATCTGGTCGGCGAGGTGCCTGCAGCGGGATTAACTCCGATTCAGTTGAAGGACGAACTCGTCAAGCTGTACGGCGATCAATTGATCGACAAGGAAGTGAATGTCTTCATTGAGTCATCGAGCTACCCGATCTTCGTCACAGGCGCTGTGCTGCGTCCCGGCAAAGTGATGGCCAATCGTCCGTTATCGGTGCTCGAAGGCATCATGGAAGCCGGTGGATTCAACTACGGCACCGCCAATTTGAAGGCCGTGCGTGTCATGCGCGAGGTTGATGGCCGCATGAAGCACTACCAATTCAATCTTCGCAAGGTGATGAACGGGGCGGAATCCGAGCCATTTTACCTGAAACCCTCCGACATCGTCTACGTCCCCGAACGCTTCGTTTGGTTCTGA
- a CDS encoding transcriptional activator RfaH: MIAQSESSCIETMNWYCARTKPKHEHIAAANLVRQVGLEVFNPRLRIERATRRGPVRTVEPLFPCYIFLRCERSQMMDIRFVNGVSTLVHFGDEVPPVPDAIIADLRSCFESEEPMPVEDRLESGADVIIAEGAFRGLSGVVLRSMPARRRVQVLMDVLGRPTLVEVDRSAVTLENRRMADLLPALAAVT; this comes from the coding sequence ATGATCGCACAGTCTGAAAGTAGCTGCATCGAAACGATGAACTGGTATTGCGCGCGGACCAAACCGAAGCATGAGCACATCGCGGCCGCGAATCTGGTTCGTCAGGTCGGATTGGAAGTGTTTAATCCCCGGCTGCGCATTGAGCGCGCCACTCGTCGCGGTCCTGTTCGAACCGTTGAGCCGCTCTTCCCTTGTTACATTTTTCTTCGCTGCGAACGCTCGCAGATGATGGACATCCGCTTTGTGAACGGCGTGAGCACCCTCGTCCATTTCGGCGATGAGGTTCCTCCTGTGCCTGATGCGATCATCGCCGATCTGCGCAGTTGTTTTGAGTCCGAGGAGCCGATGCCAGTCGAAGACCGCCTGGAATCTGGCGCGGACGTTATCATCGCGGAAGGTGCCTTCCGCGGGCTTTCCGGGGTGGTGCTGCGTTCGATGCCCGCGAGGCGCCGCGTTCAAGTCCTGATGGATGTGCTTGGACGCCCGACGCTTGTGGAAGTCGATCGGAGCGCGGTGACCTTGGAAAATCGAAGAATGGCCGATCTCCTTCCGGCCCTCGCGGCGGTGACCTAG
- the purE gene encoding 5-(carboxyamino)imidazole ribonucleotide mutase, translating to MNSSAPLRVGILMGSDSDWPVMKAAADVCADFQVGFDARVISAHRTPHDLEEFVRGAFDRGIRVFIAGAGGAAHLPGVTAAFTPLPVIGVPIQGKALEGMDALLSIVQMPPGVPVATVAVNGAKNAGLLAMQILATGDERLQKAYVSFKEKLAMESRAKNETLAKSLKN from the coding sequence ATGAACTCATCAGCACCTCTCAGGGTTGGAATTTTAATGGGCAGCGATTCGGATTGGCCCGTGATGAAAGCCGCGGCCGACGTCTGCGCTGATTTTCAGGTCGGCTTCGACGCGCGCGTGATTTCAGCTCATCGAACCCCGCACGATCTCGAGGAATTCGTCCGCGGCGCTTTCGATCGCGGCATTCGCGTATTCATCGCTGGGGCGGGCGGCGCCGCGCACTTGCCTGGCGTCACGGCGGCTTTCACTCCCCTGCCCGTCATCGGCGTTCCCATCCAAGGAAAGGCGCTGGAAGGCATGGACGCTTTGCTTTCAATTGTCCAAATGCCTCCCGGCGTTCCCGTCGCGACGGTTGCCGTCAATGGCGCCAAAAATGCCGGCCTGCTTGCGATGCAGATCCTGGCGACCGGCGACGAACGCCTGCAGAAAGCGTATGTGTCTTTCAAAGAGAAACTTGCAATGGAATCCCGCGCCAAAAACGAGACGCTGGCCAAATCCCTGAAGAACTGA
- a CDS encoding Gfo/Idh/MocA family oxidoreductase, with product MTKHINVGVVGCGYWGPNLIRNFRSLPGCTLKAMCDVSVQRLQHLKNLYPEAATETQFERMLTDYDVDAVVIATAVKHHFPMAKASLLAGKHTLVEKPLADSVAHCEELVDIAENKGLVLMVGDTFLYSPAVRKIKEIVEWGDLGDIRYISARRLNLGLFQQDINVAWDLAPHDLSIILHITEEMPLSVNCTGSAHVTPGVEDVTAMCLSFRQNRSAIIHSSWLDPRKTREMTIVGSKRMIVYDDVATLDKIKVFDACVDRPPHYDTFGEFQYAYHYGDMYVPYIKHEEPLKSECQHFLDCIREGITPLTHGRRGLELVRILEASSASLKMNGGVVVLEDRVLAAKKLAANGGHLKAAGNYAVSEKAVTA from the coding sequence ATGACCAAACACATCAACGTTGGCGTCGTGGGCTGCGGCTACTGGGGCCCCAACCTCATACGCAATTTCCGGTCTCTTCCGGGCTGCACGCTGAAGGCTATGTGCGATGTCAGCGTTCAACGCCTGCAACATTTGAAGAACTTGTATCCGGAAGCCGCAACGGAGACTCAGTTTGAACGCATGCTGACGGATTACGATGTCGACGCTGTTGTGATCGCAACGGCTGTCAAGCATCACTTCCCGATGGCGAAAGCCAGTCTCCTTGCCGGCAAACATACGCTCGTGGAAAAGCCTTTGGCCGATTCGGTCGCGCATTGCGAGGAGCTTGTTGACATCGCCGAAAACAAGGGGCTCGTGTTGATGGTGGGCGACACATTCCTGTATTCACCCGCGGTTCGGAAGATCAAGGAAATCGTGGAATGGGGCGATCTGGGTGACATTCGATACATTTCCGCTCGTCGGCTGAACCTTGGTTTATTCCAGCAAGACATCAACGTCGCATGGGATTTGGCTCCTCACGATCTTTCAATCATCCTCCATATCACCGAGGAAATGCCATTGAGTGTGAACTGTACTGGAAGCGCTCATGTGACGCCTGGAGTCGAGGACGTTACGGCAATGTGCTTGTCTTTCCGCCAGAACCGCTCGGCGATTATTCACAGCAGCTGGCTCGATCCGCGGAAGACACGTGAAATGACTATTGTCGGTAGCAAACGGATGATCGTCTATGATGATGTTGCCACGCTCGACAAAATCAAGGTGTTCGACGCCTGTGTCGACCGTCCGCCGCATTACGACACATTCGGAGAGTTCCAATACGCCTATCATTACGGCGACATGTATGTTCCGTACATCAAACACGAGGAGCCTTTGAAGTCTGAATGCCAGCACTTTCTGGATTGCATTCGAGAAGGTATCACGCCACTGACGCATGGCCGTCGCGGTTTGGAGCTGGTTCGCATCCTGGAAGCTTCGTCGGCATCGTTGAAAATGAACGGTGGCGTGGTCGTGTTGGAAGACCGGGTATTGGCTGCAAAGAAACTGGCGGCAAACGGCGGGCACTTGAAGGCAGCGGGAAACTATGCTGTTTCTGAGAAGGCCGTGACCGCATGA
- a CDS encoding GNAT family N-acetyltransferase — translation MEIQRIDPRAGTEWDAAVSGLEGFNVFHTGAWAAVLRETYGYTPHYLIAREALASDADPSIPFPLQPALQSGLTEDGSDGRGLGRGSAALPLLEVDSWLTGRRGICLPFTDSCPMLGDKDSQRELINEAIQLGEQRKWKYLEFRSDLSDLEHPKFNEPSIQFHRHTLNLSASADTLFNGFESSVRRAIRKAERAGVTIDKSNTLDALRTYYLLHCQTRQKHGIPPQPFRLFLNLHRHILSQGLGMVITARYQSKPIAAAVFLHKGAHSIYKFGASDPVFLELRANNLVMWKAIQWLSALGARILDFGRTSIGQEGLRRFKLGWGAEELAIGYHRYDISTAACVPSTDDSSGRHASVLRHVPLSILRLIGALLYKHVA, via the coding sequence GTGGAAATTCAACGTATCGATCCGCGAGCGGGAACGGAGTGGGACGCCGCAGTTTCCGGGCTTGAAGGTTTCAATGTATTCCACACCGGTGCATGGGCAGCAGTCTTGCGGGAAACCTACGGCTACACCCCGCATTACCTAATCGCAAGAGAAGCCCTCGCAAGCGACGCAGATCCATCAATTCCCTTCCCTCTCCAACCTGCCCTCCAAAGTGGCTTGACTGAGGATGGGTCAGATGGGAGAGGGCTAGGGAGAGGGTCCGCCGCCCTGCCCTTACTGGAAGTTGATAGCTGGCTCACCGGCCGCCGAGGCATCTGCCTCCCCTTCACCGACTCGTGTCCAATGCTGGGTGACAAAGATTCGCAACGCGAACTGATCAACGAGGCCATTCAACTAGGAGAGCAGCGGAAATGGAAGTACCTGGAATTCCGATCCGACCTTTCCGATCTGGAACACCCGAAGTTCAACGAACCGTCAATCCAGTTCCACAGACACACATTGAACCTTTCAGCGTCGGCTGACACGCTATTCAACGGATTTGAAAGTTCGGTCCGTCGCGCCATTCGAAAAGCAGAACGGGCCGGCGTCACAATCGACAAGTCAAACACCCTTGATGCGCTCCGAACGTATTATCTGCTTCACTGTCAAACACGGCAAAAGCATGGGATACCGCCGCAACCGTTCCGTCTTTTTTTGAATCTTCACCGCCACATTCTGTCCCAAGGCCTGGGCATGGTAATTACAGCCCGATACCAGAGCAAGCCGATCGCAGCCGCTGTGTTTTTACATAAAGGCGCGCACTCGATCTATAAGTTTGGCGCCTCGGACCCCGTATTCCTGGAGCTGCGCGCAAATAATCTCGTGATGTGGAAAGCGATTCAATGGCTCAGCGCCTTGGGAGCGCGCATCTTGGATTTCGGCCGAACCTCCATCGGCCAGGAAGGGTTGCGCCGTTTTAAACTCGGTTGGGGTGCTGAGGAACTTGCGATCGGTTATCATCGCTACGATATCTCGACAGCCGCCTGCGTCCCTTCAACCGATGATAGTTCCGGCCGTCACGCAAGCGTTCTGCGCCATGTTCCACTTTCCATCCTTCGTCTGATCGGCGCATTGCTGTATAAACACGTGGCCTAG
- a CDS encoding four helix bundle protein, translating into MRDYRKIQAWKLSDELTLAVYECTRNFPQAEIYGLTSQLRRAAYSVPANIVEGSSRETQRDYLHFLYISRGSLSETQYFVHLASRLGYLTTEQAELLEGAGRRTFACLHGLITAVEKQTGK; encoded by the coding sequence ATGAGGGATTACAGGAAGATTCAGGCATGGAAGCTGAGTGACGAGTTGACATTGGCGGTCTACGAATGCACTCGGAACTTTCCACAGGCAGAGATCTACGGTCTGACGAGCCAGCTTCGCCGTGCCGCGTATTCGGTTCCGGCCAATATAGTCGAAGGTTCCTCACGCGAGACCCAACGCGATTACCTACACTTTCTCTACATATCGCGCGGTTCGCTTAGCGAGACCCAATACTTTGTCCACTTGGCTAGCCGCTTAGGTTACCTGACAACCGAACAAGCTGAATTGCTCGAAGGTGCAGGCCGGAGAACTTTTGCGTGTCTGCACGGCCTCATTACCGCCGTTGAAAAACAAACCGGAAAGTAG